One region of Eubalaena glacialis isolate mEubGla1 chromosome 6, mEubGla1.1.hap2.+ XY, whole genome shotgun sequence genomic DNA includes:
- the LOC133093363 gene encoding large ribosomal subunit protein uL22-like: protein MVRYSPDPENPAKPCKSRCSNLHVHFKNTHETAQAIKGMHIRKATKYVKDVTSKKQCVPFRRYNGGVGRCAQAKQWGWTQGRWPKKSAEFLLHMLKNAESNAELKGLDVDSLVIERIQVNKAPKMRHRTYRDHGWINPYMNSLCHIEMILTEK, encoded by the coding sequence ATGGTTCGCTATTCACCTGACCCAGAAAACCCCGCAAAACCATGCAAGTCAAGATGTTCAAATCTTCATGTTCACTTTAAGAACACTCATGAAACTGCCCAGGCCATTAAGGGTATGCATATCCGAAAAGCCACCAAGTATGTGAAGGATGTCACTTCAAAGAAGCAATGTGTGCCGTTCCGTCGTTACAATGGTGGAGTTGGTAGGTGTGCCCAGGCCAAACAGTGGGGCTGGACGCAGGGTCGGTGGCCCAAAAAGAGTGCTGAATTTTTACTGCACATGCTCAAAAATGCAGAGAGTAATGCTGAACTTAAGGGCTTAGATGTAGATTCTCTGGTCATTGAGCGCATCCAGGTGAACAAAGCCCCCAAGATGCGGCACAGGACTTACAGAGATCATGGTTGGATCAACCCATACATGAACTCTCTCTGCCACATTGAGATGATCCTTACTGAAAAATAA